The Solanum stenotomum isolate F172 unplaced genomic scaffold, ASM1918654v1 scaffold6331, whole genome shotgun sequence genome contains a region encoding:
- the LOC125852872 gene encoding anthranilate synthase alpha subunit 2, chloroplastic-like isoform X1: MNTLAVSQHRPVISGSGHRFSIFSGHRATSLSFSSSPVAAARLRILKCSAALSPPSLVCVVDDSVKFKEAAKHGNLIPLYRSIFSDHLTPVLAYRCLVKEDDREAPSFLFESVEPGLKASNVGRYSVIGAQPTMEIVAKENMVTIMDHLEGSRTEEFEEDPMSIPRRIMEKWKPQCINELPEAFCGGWVGFFSYDTVRYVEKKKLPFSNAPMDDRNLPDLHLGLYDDVIVFDHVEKKAFVIHWVRLDRFASVEEAYNDGTTRLEALLSRVHDIVPPTLASGSIKLHTSLFGTSLKKSTMTSEDYQKAVLKAKEHILAGDIFQIVLSQRFERRTFADPFEVYRALRIVNPSPYMTYLQARGCILVASSPEILTRVKKKTVTNRPLAGTIRRGKTLEEDYMLENQLLHDEKQCAEHIMLVDLGRNDVGKVSKPGSVKVEKLMNIERYSHVMHISSTVTGELLDHLSSWDALRAALPVGTVSGAPKVKAMELIDQLEVTRRGPYSGGFGGISFTGEMDIALALRTIVFPTGTRYDTMYSYKDVDKRRDWIAYLQAGAGIVADSDPTDEQNECENKAAALVRAIDLAESSFVDK, from the exons ATGAATACCCTAGCCGTATCTCAGCACCGACCGGTTATCTCCGGCTCCGGTCACCGCTTCTCCATTTTCTCCGGTCACCGGGCCACTTCGCTCTCTTTCTCTAGTTCCCCTGTAGCGGCTGCTCGACTTCGGATTCTCAAATGCTCCGCTGCCCTTTCTCCTCCTTCATTAG TTTGTGTAGTGGACGATTCAGTGAAGTTCAAGGAGGCTGCCAAGCATGGGAATTTGATCCCCCTCTACAGGTCTATATTCTCCGATCACTTAACTCCGGTCCTTGCTTACCGCTGTCTAGTGAAAGAAGATGATAGGGAAGCTCCGAGCTTCTTGTTCGAGTCTGTAGAGCCTGGTTTGAAAGCTTCTAATGTT GGTCGATACAGTGTGATTGGGGCCCAGCCAACAATGGAAATTGTTGCAAAAGAGAACATGGTGACAATTATGGATCACCTTGAAGGAAGCAGAACAGAGGAATTTGAGGAAGATCCAATGAGCATTCCTCGTAGGATTATGGAAAAATGGAAACCTCAATGCATAAATGAGCTTCCTGAAGCATTTTGTG GAGGTTGGGTTGGTTTTTTCTCATATGATACTGTGCGTTACGTAGAGAAAAAGAAGCTACCTTTCTCAAATGCTCCAATGGATGATAGGAACCTTCCTGATCTTCATCTAGGCCTTTATGATGATGTAATTGTGTTTGATCATGTGGAAAAG AAAGCATTTGTCATACATTGGGTGCGGTTAGATAGGTTTGCTTCAGTAGAGGAGGCCTACAATGATGGTACAACCAGATTAGAAGCATTGTTATCTAGAGTACATGATATTGTACC TCCTACGCTGGCTTCAGGGTCAATAAAACTTCATACTAGCCTATTTGGTACTTCATTGAAAAAGTCAACCATGACAAGCGAAGACTACCAGAAGGCTGTTTTAAAGGCCAAGGAACATATCCTTGCTGGGGACATTTTCCAAATTGTTCTTAGCCAACGTTTTGAAAGACGAACATTTGCAGATCCATTTGAAGTATACAGAGCACTAAGAATCGTAAATCCAAGTCCTTATATGACTTATCTACAG GCTCGGGGGTGTATACTTGTTGCTTCTAGTCCAGAAATTCTTACTCGAGTGAAGAAG AAAACAGTTACCAATCGGCCCCTAGCAGGGACTATTAGAAGAGGTAAGACACTTGAGGAAGATTATATGTTGGAAAATCAACTTTTGCACGACGAGAAACAGTGTGCAGAGCATATAATGCTGGTTGACTTGGGAAGAAATGATGTTGGAAAG GTCTCTAAGCCTGGTTCAGTGAAAGTTGAGAAATTAATGAACATTGAACGGTATTCCCATGTCATGCACATTAGCTCCACG GTTACTGGAGAGCTACTCGACCATTTGAGTAGCTGGGATGCTCTGCGTGCAGCCCTGCCTGTTGGAACCGTTAGTGGAGCGCCTAAG GTGAAAGCCATGGAGCTAATTGATCAGCTGGAAGTCACAAGGCGTGGACCATACAGCGGTGGATTTGGAGGCATTTCCTTTACCGGAGAAATGGACATTGCCTTAGCTTTGAGAACCATTGTATTTCCAACTGGAACGCGTTATGATACTATGTACTCGTACAAGGATGTCGATAAGCGACGAGATTGGATTGCTTATCTCCAAGCTGGAGCAGGTATAGTGGCTGATAGTGACCCCACTGATGAGcaaaatgaatgtgaaaacaaaGCTGCAGCTCTTGTCCGTGCCATTGATCTTGCAGAGTCCTCATTTGTTGACAAATAA
- the LOC125852872 gene encoding anthranilate synthase alpha subunit 2, chloroplastic-like isoform X2 translates to MNTLAVSQHRPVISGSGHRFSIFSGHRATSLSFSSSPVAAARLRILKCSAALSPPSLVDDSVKFKEAAKHGNLIPLYRSIFSDHLTPVLAYRCLVKEDDREAPSFLFESVEPGLKASNVGRYSVIGAQPTMEIVAKENMVTIMDHLEGSRTEEFEEDPMSIPRRIMEKWKPQCINELPEAFCGGWVGFFSYDTVRYVEKKKLPFSNAPMDDRNLPDLHLGLYDDVIVFDHVEKKAFVIHWVRLDRFASVEEAYNDGTTRLEALLSRVHDIVPPTLASGSIKLHTSLFGTSLKKSTMTSEDYQKAVLKAKEHILAGDIFQIVLSQRFERRTFADPFEVYRALRIVNPSPYMTYLQARGCILVASSPEILTRVKKKTVTNRPLAGTIRRGKTLEEDYMLENQLLHDEKQCAEHIMLVDLGRNDVGKVSKPGSVKVEKLMNIERYSHVMHISSTVTGELLDHLSSWDALRAALPVGTVSGAPKVKAMELIDQLEVTRRGPYSGGFGGISFTGEMDIALALRTIVFPTGTRYDTMYSYKDVDKRRDWIAYLQAGAGIVADSDPTDEQNECENKAAALVRAIDLAESSFVDK, encoded by the exons ATGAATACCCTAGCCGTATCTCAGCACCGACCGGTTATCTCCGGCTCCGGTCACCGCTTCTCCATTTTCTCCGGTCACCGGGCCACTTCGCTCTCTTTCTCTAGTTCCCCTGTAGCGGCTGCTCGACTTCGGATTCTCAAATGCTCCGCTGCCCTTTCTCCTCCTTCATTAG TGGACGATTCAGTGAAGTTCAAGGAGGCTGCCAAGCATGGGAATTTGATCCCCCTCTACAGGTCTATATTCTCCGATCACTTAACTCCGGTCCTTGCTTACCGCTGTCTAGTGAAAGAAGATGATAGGGAAGCTCCGAGCTTCTTGTTCGAGTCTGTAGAGCCTGGTTTGAAAGCTTCTAATGTT GGTCGATACAGTGTGATTGGGGCCCAGCCAACAATGGAAATTGTTGCAAAAGAGAACATGGTGACAATTATGGATCACCTTGAAGGAAGCAGAACAGAGGAATTTGAGGAAGATCCAATGAGCATTCCTCGTAGGATTATGGAAAAATGGAAACCTCAATGCATAAATGAGCTTCCTGAAGCATTTTGTG GAGGTTGGGTTGGTTTTTTCTCATATGATACTGTGCGTTACGTAGAGAAAAAGAAGCTACCTTTCTCAAATGCTCCAATGGATGATAGGAACCTTCCTGATCTTCATCTAGGCCTTTATGATGATGTAATTGTGTTTGATCATGTGGAAAAG AAAGCATTTGTCATACATTGGGTGCGGTTAGATAGGTTTGCTTCAGTAGAGGAGGCCTACAATGATGGTACAACCAGATTAGAAGCATTGTTATCTAGAGTACATGATATTGTACC TCCTACGCTGGCTTCAGGGTCAATAAAACTTCATACTAGCCTATTTGGTACTTCATTGAAAAAGTCAACCATGACAAGCGAAGACTACCAGAAGGCTGTTTTAAAGGCCAAGGAACATATCCTTGCTGGGGACATTTTCCAAATTGTTCTTAGCCAACGTTTTGAAAGACGAACATTTGCAGATCCATTTGAAGTATACAGAGCACTAAGAATCGTAAATCCAAGTCCTTATATGACTTATCTACAG GCTCGGGGGTGTATACTTGTTGCTTCTAGTCCAGAAATTCTTACTCGAGTGAAGAAG AAAACAGTTACCAATCGGCCCCTAGCAGGGACTATTAGAAGAGGTAAGACACTTGAGGAAGATTATATGTTGGAAAATCAACTTTTGCACGACGAGAAACAGTGTGCAGAGCATATAATGCTGGTTGACTTGGGAAGAAATGATGTTGGAAAG GTCTCTAAGCCTGGTTCAGTGAAAGTTGAGAAATTAATGAACATTGAACGGTATTCCCATGTCATGCACATTAGCTCCACG GTTACTGGAGAGCTACTCGACCATTTGAGTAGCTGGGATGCTCTGCGTGCAGCCCTGCCTGTTGGAACCGTTAGTGGAGCGCCTAAG GTGAAAGCCATGGAGCTAATTGATCAGCTGGAAGTCACAAGGCGTGGACCATACAGCGGTGGATTTGGAGGCATTTCCTTTACCGGAGAAATGGACATTGCCTTAGCTTTGAGAACCATTGTATTTCCAACTGGAACGCGTTATGATACTATGTACTCGTACAAGGATGTCGATAAGCGACGAGATTGGATTGCTTATCTCCAAGCTGGAGCAGGTATAGTGGCTGATAGTGACCCCACTGATGAGcaaaatgaatgtgaaaacaaaGCTGCAGCTCTTGTCCGTGCCATTGATCTTGCAGAGTCCTCATTTGTTGACAAATAA
- the LOC125852872 gene encoding anthranilate synthase alpha subunit 1, chloroplastic-like isoform X3, giving the protein MFVIGAQPTMEIVAKENMVTIMDHLEGSRTEEFEEDPMSIPRRIMEKWKPQCINELPEAFCGGWVGFFSYDTVRYVEKKKLPFSNAPMDDRNLPDLHLGLYDDVIVFDHVEKKAFVIHWVRLDRFASVEEAYNDGTTRLEALLSRVHDIVPPTLASGSIKLHTSLFGTSLKKSTMTSEDYQKAVLKAKEHILAGDIFQIVLSQRFERRTFADPFEVYRALRIVNPSPYMTYLQARGCILVASSPEILTRVKKKTVTNRPLAGTIRRGKTLEEDYMLENQLLHDEKQCAEHIMLVDLGRNDVGKVSKPGSVKVEKLMNIERYSHVMHISSTVTGELLDHLSSWDALRAALPVGTVSGAPKVKAMELIDQLEVTRRGPYSGGFGGISFTGEMDIALALRTIVFPTGTRYDTMYSYKDVDKRRDWIAYLQAGAGIVADSDPTDEQNECENKAAALVRAIDLAESSFVDK; this is encoded by the exons ATGTT TGTGATTGGGGCCCAGCCAACAATGGAAATTGTTGCAAAAGAGAACATGGTGACAATTATGGATCACCTTGAAGGAAGCAGAACAGAGGAATTTGAGGAAGATCCAATGAGCATTCCTCGTAGGATTATGGAAAAATGGAAACCTCAATGCATAAATGAGCTTCCTGAAGCATTTTGTG GAGGTTGGGTTGGTTTTTTCTCATATGATACTGTGCGTTACGTAGAGAAAAAGAAGCTACCTTTCTCAAATGCTCCAATGGATGATAGGAACCTTCCTGATCTTCATCTAGGCCTTTATGATGATGTAATTGTGTTTGATCATGTGGAAAAG AAAGCATTTGTCATACATTGGGTGCGGTTAGATAGGTTTGCTTCAGTAGAGGAGGCCTACAATGATGGTACAACCAGATTAGAAGCATTGTTATCTAGAGTACATGATATTGTACC TCCTACGCTGGCTTCAGGGTCAATAAAACTTCATACTAGCCTATTTGGTACTTCATTGAAAAAGTCAACCATGACAAGCGAAGACTACCAGAAGGCTGTTTTAAAGGCCAAGGAACATATCCTTGCTGGGGACATTTTCCAAATTGTTCTTAGCCAACGTTTTGAAAGACGAACATTTGCAGATCCATTTGAAGTATACAGAGCACTAAGAATCGTAAATCCAAGTCCTTATATGACTTATCTACAG GCTCGGGGGTGTATACTTGTTGCTTCTAGTCCAGAAATTCTTACTCGAGTGAAGAAG AAAACAGTTACCAATCGGCCCCTAGCAGGGACTATTAGAAGAGGTAAGACACTTGAGGAAGATTATATGTTGGAAAATCAACTTTTGCACGACGAGAAACAGTGTGCAGAGCATATAATGCTGGTTGACTTGGGAAGAAATGATGTTGGAAAG GTCTCTAAGCCTGGTTCAGTGAAAGTTGAGAAATTAATGAACATTGAACGGTATTCCCATGTCATGCACATTAGCTCCACG GTTACTGGAGAGCTACTCGACCATTTGAGTAGCTGGGATGCTCTGCGTGCAGCCCTGCCTGTTGGAACCGTTAGTGGAGCGCCTAAG GTGAAAGCCATGGAGCTAATTGATCAGCTGGAAGTCACAAGGCGTGGACCATACAGCGGTGGATTTGGAGGCATTTCCTTTACCGGAGAAATGGACATTGCCTTAGCTTTGAGAACCATTGTATTTCCAACTGGAACGCGTTATGATACTATGTACTCGTACAAGGATGTCGATAAGCGACGAGATTGGATTGCTTATCTCCAAGCTGGAGCAGGTATAGTGGCTGATAGTGACCCCACTGATGAGcaaaatgaatgtgaaaacaaaGCTGCAGCTCTTGTCCGTGCCATTGATCTTGCAGAGTCCTCATTTGTTGACAAATAA